In Salvia miltiorrhiza cultivar Shanhuang (shh) chromosome 4, IMPLAD_Smil_shh, whole genome shotgun sequence, the DNA window TCATCGGCGACGTCATCTTTTCCGATCAACGTATGACTAAGGTGTTCCAACATATGATATCCTTCTTAGACATTTTATCAAACACCTTGCGCGCAATCAAGATCCCCAATTTTCATGAAGGTGTGGAGAGCGAGAGCAGAGGGAAAATCATCGAAGAGTGAGGGTGACCCGGCGGCGGCTGGGCTGTCGCGAAGGACAGTCTGGAAGGCTGCTACCCGCGGTGGAAGGGGCTGGCGCGAAGGCTGGTGCAGGAACCCGGCTGGACTGTCGCGACTCTCGCCGGAAGGGAGACGCACGTCACGCACCTGAGCTGTCGGTCGCGGACGGCGGGCAGACGACGTCGACGAGCGGACGGCGGCCGGACGGCTGAAGGTCAGAGATGGGTCAAAGTTGCAAGCGACAGTCAaaacccactttatctatttaACATCTGTATTTTTGTACCATTCATATATTCGACTCGATTATTCATCTTGTTTTCTTAGTTTTTCCCTTGTCATTGAGAAGGATAATTCATCTTGTtaataaattattcaataaaattatatttcttCCGTTTCTATAATAAcgtttcaatttttctttttagacgTTTTATTTATGATATCTTAAtctattttctctatttttcttctcatttactttatttctttttctttttctttttcattgttCTCTTCTCGTTCACTTTATTTTCATTTGCTTTatctacattttcttaatttacGTGTCCCAAGGATCTTGACGTTATTATTGGGATGAAGAGAgtttttttagttgaattaattaatttaatattttttaatatgaaattaattcaataatttatttttaggggAATTAATTCAATAAAGTTAAAATGAATTTTACAAGAAGATGAGCACGTGCGCTGCAGAGTCAGCCGGAGTTCATTCTCTGCAGTTTCCCCCAAATCCTCTTCTTCTCGCTCATcgccattttctctctcctaaatTTCACCGGAGTTCATCTTCTCCGCTGCATGAATTTACACACATCCAATTGCAGAATCGCAGAATCGATCAAATGACGGGGCCTTCACTGATGGACTCTCTCTTCCAGCGCTCCATCGACGACCTAATCAAGGCCCTCCGCCTCACCCCGCCGGGCACGGAGCCCGCCTTCATCGCCAAAGCGATCGAAGAGATCCGCCGCGAGATCAAATCCACGGACCCGCAGACCAAGTCCTCCGCCCTCCAGAAACTCACCTACCTCCACTCTCTCCACGGCGTCGATATGTCGTGGGCCGCATTCCACTCCGTCGAgctctcctccgccgccgcccacTCCCACAAGCGCACCGCCTACGTCTCCGCCACCCTCTCCTTCAACCCCGCCACCACCGATGTCATACTTCTCCTCACTCACCAGCTGCGCAAGGATCTCTCCTCGCCAAACGTTCACGATGTGAGTCTCGCCCTCTCTACTCTCTCCTCCATTTGTAACTCCGATTTAGCGCGTGATTTGACGCCCGAGCTGTTTACTTTGCTTAGTAGTAGTAAAATTACCGTGAGAAAGAAAGCGATCGCCACGGTTTTGAGGGTTTTCGAACAGTATCCTGATTCTGTGCGTGTTTGTTTTAAGAGAGTTGTAGAAAATTTGGAGAATTCAGATTTAGGGATTTTGTCCGCAGTTGTGGGGTTGTTTTGTGAGCTCACTGAGAATGAGCCTAGATCATATTTGCCATTGGCGCCTGAATTTTACAAGATTTTGGTAGACTGTAAGAATAATTGGGTTCTGATCAAAGTGCTAAAGATATTCGCGAAGTTGGCTCCTCTTGAGCCGAGGTTGGGTAAGCGAGTGGTGGAGCCTATCTGTGAGCTTATGAGGACGATGGGAGCTAAGTCGTTGGTGTTTGAGTGTGTGAGGACGATTTTGACTAGTTTGAGTGAGTACGATTCAGCGGTGAAGCTAGCAGTGGGTAAGGTGCGGGAGTTTCTTTTAGAAGATGATCCGAATCTTAAGTATCTAGGCCTACAAGCGCTTGCTATGGTTGCACAGAAAGATATTTTGGCAGTTGTGGAGAACAAGGATTTGGTGGTGAAAGCCTTGAGTGATTCCGATGTAAATATTAGGCTTGAGGCCTTGAGGCTTGTCATGTGTATGGTCTCTGAGGATAATGTCATGGAAATTTGTAGGATCTTGATCAGCCATGCGCTAAAATCTGACCCGGAGTTCTGTAATGAGATCCTGGGATTCATCTTATTGACTTGTGGTAGGAATTATTATGAGGTGATTTTTGATTTCGATTGGTATGTGTTATTTCTTGGGGAAATGGCAAGGGTTCCACATTGTCAGAAGGGAGGTGAGATTGCAGTCCAGCTTATTGATATTGGTATGAGGGTTAAAGATGCTAGAT includes these proteins:
- the LOC131020255 gene encoding AP-3 complex subunit delta codes for the protein MSTCAAESAGVHSLQFPPNPLLLAHRHFLSPKFHRSSSSPLHEFTHIQLQNRRIDQMTGPSLMDSLFQRSIDDLIKALRLTPPGTEPAFIAKAIEEIRREIKSTDPQTKSSALQKLTYLHSLHGVDMSWAAFHSVELSSAAAHSHKRTAYVSATLSFNPATTDVILLLTHQLRKDLSSPNVHDVSLALSTLSSICNSDLARDLTPELFTLLSSSKITVRKKAIATVLRVFEQYPDSVRVCFKRVVENLENSDLGILSAVVGLFCELTENEPRSYLPLAPEFYKILVDCKNNWVLIKVLKIFAKLAPLEPRLGKRVVEPICELMRTMGAKSLVFECVRTILTSLSEYDSAVKLAVGKVREFLLEDDPNLKYLGLQALAMVAQKDILAVVENKDLVVKALSDSDVNIRLEALRLVMCMVSEDNVMEICRILISHALKSDPEFCNEILGFILLTCGRNYYEVIFDFDWYVLFLGEMARVPHCQKGGEIAVQLIDIGMRVKDARSQLVHVSRELVIDPALLGNPFMHPVLAAAAWVSGEYIKLSKNPFEIMEALLQPRTSLLSPSVRAVYIHSAFKVLMFCVYSYLKLSGDDSSFPSTLTDSELVSDVELDDQNMIATNGQASSASSVTHHLTQESLLALVNLVEINLGPLAGSNEVEVLERSSNVLGLIKLIKPMLLGSLDNGEGDHTNGGLKASETVKLIFDSCSEDLGPVSVNAQERVPIPNGLVLKENLDDLDEICGDIKLPLLNSFSLVRPQIADASSNSDFQGKEESEPSTESTSLLAEHRKRHGLYYLSPGNTVVTSNDYPPAHDPKDKAIDEAEDLAKLTEKSLVAGKKPSQSKPRPVVVKFDDGEVTNVATNRTEVKADLISGAVKKVLLGDEATTSSSRRKPPKSRRATGESNVGITESKSDASKIDPSEHSKAGLGSSKHHGHGKERKHRSSARDKEHDRTDKQKSESGHGKHRSRHRADKALEAQAPVIPDFLL